Part of the Kiritimatiellia bacterium genome, TATTCAACGAAATCACCACCGCGTGCGCCGGCGCGCCGGGCGCCAGCGACGGCGGCGCTCGGCGAAGCACCGCCGCCGGGCCGCACGTCCATCGCCGCACCCACTCCAGCGGGCTCATCCCCAGGCCGAGCACCAGCACTTCCCAGGTCACGCCGATCGCGGTCTCAAGCCCGATCACGCCGAACGGCGCGGTCAGAAACCCTTTCGCCTTCGCAGCCGCCGGATGGGGCGCGTGATCGGTCGCCAGGCAGGTGACGACGCCCTCCAGCACCGCCGAACGCAGCGCCGCGCGGTCGCGCTCGGAGCGCAGCGGAGGGTTCATTTTGTAGTTCGCGTCGTCGCCGGGAATATCGTCCTCGCACAGCGCCAAATGGTGGGGCGTTACTTCCGCAGTGACGGGCAAACCTTCCGCCCGGGCTCGCCGCAACGCCTCCACACCGCCGGCGGTGGAAAGATGCTGCACGTGCAGCCGACAGCCCGTTGCCCGAACCAGCCGGATGTCGCGCTCGACAACGCTGATCTCCGCTTCCGCCGGGATCGCTGGCACGCCGAGCCGCCGCGCGGCACCCTCCCCCGCAACCCCGAGCCTCTCCCGGGCGTGGTCCTGCGCGTGGTCGAGCACAACCGATCCGATCGCGGCGACGCGGCGCATTGCGGCCTCCATCACATCGTCTCGACTGACTGTCGAGCCATCATCGGTGAACGCGACCGCGCCGGCCTCCACGAGCGCCTCGATCTCGGCGACCTCGCCACCGGCTCGGCTGCGCGTCAGACACGCAGCCGGCCACAACTGCGGGCCACCCACCCGTTCCGCGGTCTCGATCAGCCGCCGGACCAGCGCGGGGGAGTCCACCGGCGGCGAGGTGTTCGGCATCGAGACCACCGCACCGAAGCCTCCCGCCGCGGCCGCCCACAGGCCCGACCGGATCGTTTCAGCCTCCTCCATGCCCGGCTCGCGCAAATGCACATGCAGATCAATAAAGGCGGGCGCTATGATCCTCCCGCTCACGTCCAGCACGTTCGCAGACCGGGCCGCCCTGTCCCCCGCAGGCACGAAGTGCCGGTCCGCAATCGCTAGCTCATCGATGCGGTCCGTGCCGCTGGCGGGATCCAGCAGCCGGCCGCCCACAAGACGCCATGCGGCGCCGGTCGGTTTGCGCGGCAGGTTCACGCCTCACCGATCGAGAAGATGCGCTCCAGATCATGGCGGGACCAGGCGCGAAACGCGATCAGCGTCTGCGTGCGCACGATGCCGGACACCCGGCCGATCGGGTCGGCGACCAGGTCCGCAAGCTCCTCGTTGCGCCGCACCCTCAACATCGCAACCAGATCGAACGCGCCCGCCACCGACTACACTTCCGCAACGCCCGGCAGCGCGGCAAGCGTCTCCGCGCACGATCGGATCTGCGAACGCTCTGCATTGATCAGGACGATGGCGGTGACCATGTTGTCTCCTCTCGAGCCGGTCCGAACATTGACGTGCCAGCCCCTGAAGTCTAGCATGCGCGCGGGAGCGAGCGAACATGCCCAGTGCTCGTCTTTCTTGCCTGATATTCTTGATGTTGGCCGCGCTCTCGTCGGCGGCGGACCCCACCCTCTATGTGGCCCCCGACGGGCGCGATGACCGCTCCGGCCGTTCACCCGCCGAGGCGGTTGCGACGCCGGCGCGCGCCCTCGAACTGGCGCGCGCGCTGCGCGCCGCGGAGCCCGATCGCGCCACGCCGCTCGTGATCGCCATCGCGGAGGGCCTCTACGAGCTGCCCGCGCCGTTGGAGCTGAGCCCGGCCGACTCAGGTACCGCCGCCGCGCCGCTGGTGATTGAGGCTGCGCCCGGTGGCCGGCCAGTGCTGAGCGGCGGCCGGCGACTGGTCAGCTGGAACGTGCTCTCCAACGGTTGGTGGCAGCTCGACGTTCGGCCGCTGCGGCCATTCGCACAGCTGTACGTCAACGGACAACGCCGGTTCCGCCCCGCGCTGCCGCGCGGCGGGTATTTTCACCTCGCCGCGCAAGCGCCTGAAGGGCAGCTCTCCACAGCCATTCCTTTTCGTCAAGATCAGGTGCGGCCGGAATGGATCGGTCCCGGCGTCGAGGTGTTGCTGTTCCATGTGCCGTTCAATTGGAGCGCCTCCCGGCTACCAGTGGTCGGCGTGGAGGCGGAGGGACACTGGCTCACCACGACCGGCCGGATGTGGACCTCCGCAGCGCCGGGCAGTCGGTATCGGCTCGACAACGTGCAGGCCGCGCTCGGCGAGCCCGGCGACTGGTTCTACGACCCTCAGACCAGCGCGCTCACGTACGTGCCGCTGGTTGGCGAATCGCCGGCAACCACCGTCGCGGTCGTGCCGCAGCTCCCAGTCCTGCTGAAACTCCGGGGCGACCCCGCTGGCCGGCCGGTGGAACACGTGGTGATCCGGGGGCTCACCTTTGCACACTCATCGTGGACGCTGCCCGCGGACGGTTACTCCTTCTGCCAGGCCGAGGCGATCTGTGACGCGGCACTGCAGCTCAGCGATGCGCGGGAAGTCGTGATCGAACGCTGCGATTTTCGTCACCTTGGGGGCTACGCGATCGAGGCGGGCGACGGCTGCGCCGATGTGGTTATTCGCGACTGCGACATGACCGACCTGGGCGCTGGTGGCGTCAAACTTGGCACGATCCGACCGGAGCGGCCGGCCAACCGTTGCGTGGTCCGCAACTGCCGAATCGAGGGGGGCGGCCGCGTGCATCCGGCCGCGGTCGGTGTCTTCATCGGCCACTCGGCCAGCAACATTGTTGAGCACAACGAAATTTCGGACTTCTACTACACCGGCATTTCGCTCGGGTGGACCTGGAGCACCAACGCAAATCCGGCACATCACAACCGCATCGCGATGAACCACATCTTCCAGATCGGGCAGGGTGTGCTGAGCGACATGGGCGGCATCTACACGCTCGGCCGCCAGCCGGGAACGGTGCTGGTCGGCAACCGGATCCATGACGTGTCGCGAGACCGGTACGGCGGTTGGGGCATCTACCTGGACGAAGGCAGCTCGCAGATGCTGGTCGAGAGTAACCTCGCCTATCGCACGCAGGACGCGCCGTTCCACACGCACGCGGCGCGGGAGAACCGGCTGATCGCGAACGTCTTCGCGCTCGGCACCAACGCGGCGATGCAGTTTTCCAACAAGCCGCGGCTGGGCCCCTTTGAACTGCGTCGGAACGTCTGGCTTGCGCTGGTCCCGCGGCTGGTCGAGCGGGACCATGAGCCGAAGGATGATGTTCTTTTCGAACGCAATCTCTACTGGTGCGCGGCCGGCGCGGTGGAGTTTCCCGGGGGTCTGGATCTGGCGCGCTGGCGCGCCCGTGAGCCGGACGCGGAGGTCAACGATCCCGGCTTCTGCAACCCGGTGGCCGACGACTACTCGTTTGCGCCCAACTCACCGGCCGCCGCGCGGATCGGGCCTGAACCGCCCTGGCGCCGGGCGGGACTGCTCCAGCCACGCCCGCGGCCCGCACTGCCGCCGGTGCCGCGCGCATTTCCGCCCGCCCACGTCTCGCCGCCGCCGCCACTGTCGCTCCGGGAAGGTTTTGAGCGCTTGACGGTGGGCCAGCCGTGGTTCGGCATGATTGCCAGCTCCGCCTCCCCCCGAGAGTCCGCACTCATCACCGAGGAAACCGCCGCCGCCGGCCGCCGCAGCCTCGAGTTCCGCGACGGCCCCTCCACAGCGCCGGGCCGCGAGTATGATCCGCACCTTCACCTGATGGTGCAGGGCTACTCGAACGGCGTCGTGCAGGCCGGCATGGACCTGCGATGGGACAACGGCGCGATGCCGATGTTCGAGCTGCGCGACGCGTTGCCGCGCTATCGCGAAGGCCCCTATGTGCTGATCCACCGCGACGGCACCGTCGAATCGGGCGGCTCGAATCTGTTCACCGTCGCCGCCGGCGAATGGGTGCGGTACGACGTGTTCGTGCCGGTCGGGTCGCGACGCACCGGCACCTATCGCCTCGAAGTCCGCCGCAGCGGCGCCGGCGCGCCGCAGGTGTATGATGCGCTCCCGATCGCCGACTCATTCCAGGCAGTCCACTGGTTCGGCATCATCGCGCACGGCACGAATGAATGCCGGTTCTTTGTCGACAACGTCACGCTCTGCATTGAGCCACCCGGCGAGCGCTAACCGTCTCCAGCGCCGCAGGACCCCATCGCGATGCGGAACGCGAGCAGCTCCGTAGCCACGTCGGTCACATTGTCGAGGCGCATTAGTTTCGCGGGCGGTTCTCCGCGGACCAGATGGCCTGGGCAAATCAATGACAGGAAGCAGGCCGCCTTCGATGACGTGCTGATGCTCGCCGGCCTTGTCCAACACTCTTTGCCGGTGCCCGGTGTCCGAGACCAGCCCGGAGAGATGGGCGCCGACGTATCGCTCTCGCTGGAAGCGTTCGATCTGGCCGTTCATGGCCGCGACGAGGTGGAGACGTTTGTGGTTTGCGGCTCCGATGACCTGCGGCTGTTGCGCAAACTCACGGCGATCGGGATGCGATGGGTACTCGTCGGCGAACACTATCAGCACGAGTTGATCGACGCGCAGGAGGAGCGGCGCCGCAAGGAGACACGCACCTCGCAGGTGCTGATCCAGGCGGCTGCCGATCCGCTGGCGACGAGCGAGCGGATTGAGCGCGGTTGGAAAAAGTTCCACCCGCTCGTCGAGGGCCTGTTCGTCCCCCACTGAGCTCCCGCAGTGGTTGGGGCGGCCGGCGCGAGGGGCTATACTGCGCCGTCCTTCGATGGGCCGCTCTGCTCCAGCTTGGTCGACTTCTGCCGGTTGGTCGCATTCGCTCGCGGTGCTCTGGGGATCGTTCGGTTTTGTCGCGCTGCGGTTTCTGCTGACGCCGGTCCGAATCAAGCTGTTGACCAATCTGCTGGCGAGGCAGGTGTACGGCAGCCTCATGCTGATCAGCACCACCGTCGCGTTCGGGGCGCTGGCGCTCTCGTTCGGCGCCTTTGAGTTTGTGCTGCGCCGGCTGCCGGGGCGGCCGCGCGCGGAACAGGGGGAGCTGCTGGTGTCGGTGCTGTCGGGTCTGGCCGCGATAGGTGCGGTCGTCGTGCCGGTTGGCACATGGGCACTGATGCGCTGGCCACCGCGAAAGCTCTCGCCCGAGATCGCCGCCAGCGCGCTGGCCCCGCCGTTGCTGGTGGCCGCGTTGCTGCTGCTGCTCGGTTGTGTGTTCGCGCTGTTGGCCACCCGCCGCTACGGCGCGGCGCGCTGGCTGCAGATTTTGGCTTCGGATCTGTGGTTCCTGCCCGTCGCGCTGCTGGCGGCGGCGGGTCGCGCGGGCCCGCGCGAGGTGATGTGGGCGTGGGTGCTGTGGGTATGGGCGGCCACCGGCGCCGCGTTGGTGCTCTGCGCACCGCTGGTCCTGCGTACAGGCGCGAGGGTGTCGGCCGAGCGTCTTCGCGAGTGGTTGGCGTTCGGTCTGCCGCTGATGCCGATGGTGCTGGGTGATTGGCTTTTTCGACTCGTGGACCAGTACGTGCTGCTCGCGGTCCGCGACGCGCACACGCTGGCCGCGTACGCGCTGGCGGTGAACATCGCGATGGTGGGCTACTTCGCGGGCACCGCAGCGCTGGATCTGCTGATCGCGGAGTTTCACCGGCGCCGGAACATAGCGCCCGATCCCGCCGCTCCGCCGTCCGCAGAGCTGCGCGAGGTCGTCGCCGCCATGGTGCGCACCGCGCTGGTGATCGGCATCGCGACCGCCGCGGTGTTGCTGGGCGCGGGCGACGCTCTGGTTCGAGTGCTCAGCTCCGCCGCTTACGACGATGCGGCGGCGTTGCTGCAATGGACCGCACTGATGCCGCTTGCGTTCATGCTGGTGTTGATTGCGGCCCGGCTCCAGGCCGCACTGGGCCGGTCACGGTGGGTGGGCGTGTGGACGCTCGCCGCGGCCGCGCTCGCATTCGGGCTGAACCTCGCGTTGACGCCGCGGTGGGGCGGTGCAGGCGCCGCCGCAGCAACCACGCTGGCGCTCGTGGTGCTCGCGGCCGTGCTCGGCGGTCCGCTCTGCGCTCATGGCTGGCTTGATCCCGTCGCGCTGCGGCCGGGCCGGGTCGGCGCCGCGGCACTCGTGTCGGCGGTTGCGCTCGCCACCTGGCAGCTGGCCCGCATCGCCACCGGACCGGCGGTCCAGCTCCTGGTCGCCGCCACCATCGCCGCGGGCGCACCCCTGGCCACCGGCGCGCTGCGCCGCGCCGATCTTGCCCTCCTGGCCGGCGCCCCCGAGAATCGCGGCCATGAATGACGCCGCGGTCCGCGCTGACGTCGTCGCCGTCGTGCTCGGCTACAATCACCCCGACGACACCATCGAATGCCTCGCGAGCCTGGACGCGTCCCGGCCGCTCCGACCCGCCCTGCTCTATGTGGACAACGGCAGCGAGCTGGCCGCCTGTCGGCGCGTGATGGAGGCTGCGCAAACGGCGCGGGTGCTGCGGCTGAGCCCGAATGCGGGCGTCGGGCGCGGCTTCAACGCGGGACTGCGGGACGCGCTCGCGCGCGGCGCACGATACGTGCTGCTCGTCAACAACGATGTGGTCGCCGCGCCGGATATGGTCGCACGGCTCGTTGCCGCGGCGGAGGCGGCGGCGCGCGCCGGCATCGTCGTGCCGAAAATTTTCTATCACGCTGCGCCGCGTCGCGTCTGGTCAGCCGGTTCGTGGTATCGACGGTGGCCACCCACGATCGTATTGCGGCGCACACGCGGGGACGACGACGGCGCGCTGGACGACGTCCGGGATCTCGAGTTCGCCACCTTTTGCGTCGCCCTGTTCCGCCGGGAGCTCTTCGAGGAGGTGGGCCTGCTCGACACGGACTTTCATGTGTTCCAGGAGGACTACGACCTCTGCCTCCGCGCCCGAGCGGCGGGGTGGTCCGTCCGCTACGAGCCCGCCGCGCACGTCTGGCACAAGGTCTCGCTCTCCACCCGCACCGGCTCGCGCAACCCCGAATCTTGGCGACTGTACGGCCGCAGCGAGGCGCTCTTCGCACGGAAGCACCCGGACTGGCCGTGGCTGACCGGGCCGGTGCATCGCGCCTACGTCACGCTGCGCATTCTGGCGGAGCGCAAGCCCTGGGGGCTTCGGCCCTTTCTGCAGGGCTACCGCGAAGGCCTGCGCGCGCCGCTGAATCCCCCTCCTCGCCCCGGTGACCCCCCAGAGGACGTCCCCGAAGTTCTTCGAACAGGAAACCGGAACGGCGAACCAGCAGATCCAGCATGACGACACAACCTCGAGGGAGCTCAAACCGACAGTGGGGGCTGCGAACCGGATTGGCGCTGCTGGGGATCGGCACCGCCGCGATCGGGGCGCCACTCGATCTGGGGCTGAAGGTTCTCGACCTCTCCGCTGACGACACGCGTCAGACGGTGGTGGATCGCGAGGCAGGCCAGTACCTGGGGCACGTTTCGACCGTGCTGCTGGAGGACGGCCGAACGATCTTCGCGGTCTACCCGAAAGGCCATGGAAAAGGGGCGATCGTGCTGAAACGCAGCACCGACGGCGGCCGCAGCTGGAGCGAGCGGCTGCCGGTGCCCGCCTCCTGGGCGACCAGTCTCGAAACGCCGACGATCCACCGCGTCGTGGACGCCGCCGGCCGCCGGCGGCTTATTCTGTGGTCCGGCCGTTATCCAGCACGGCTCGCACGCAGTGACGACGATGGCGTCACTTGGTCCGAACTGGAGCCGGTCGGCGACTGGGGTGGAACGGTGGTGATGGGTTCGGTCGTTGCGCTGCGGGATGCTGGCCACTACCTGGCGATGTTTCATGACGCCGGCGCGTATTTCACCGCAGGCGGCCGCGCAACCCAAACGTTTACGTTGTACCAGACCATCTCCACGAACGGGGGGCTGAGCTGGTCGGTGCCGACCTCGATCTGGAGTGGTGCGGAGGTGCATTTGTGCGAGCCGGGCGCGATCCGCTCGCCCGACGGTGGGCGGCTCGCGGTACTCTTGCGGGAAAACCGCCGCGTGCGTGGCAGCCACATCATGTTTTCGGATGATGAAGGTGTGCGCTGGAGTGAGCCAGTCGAGATGCCGCGCTCACGCACGGGCGACCGCCACACGCTCCGATACGCACCGGACGGCCGGATCGTGTGCGTGTTCCGCGCGGCGACCCCGGAGGGTATGCGCGGCCGGCCCTTCGGCGTCAACGAGGACGTGGACAAGGCCGGCCAGGGCAGTCCGTTCGAGGGCGACTGTGTGGCGTGGGTGGGGACGTGGGAGGACCTGGTCCGCGGCGCGCCCGGTCAGTACTACGTGCGGCTGCTCGACAATCGGAGGGGATGGGACACCACTTATCCCGGTGTCGAGGTGCTGCCGGACGGCACGGTGGTCGTCACCACCTACGGCACCTGGGACAGCGGCCAGCCGCCCTACATCCGGTCCATGCGGTTCCGTCTCGACGAACTCGATGCGCTCGCTCGTCGAACTTCCGCCCGAGTCCCGGATAGCGAGCGCCGCGCCGTCGCTGCATTGTCCTCCATGCCCTCAGACGCCGGCCCGGATTCCGCCGCCTCGGGCATCGCGCGCTGGGCGTGCGCCGCTCCGGACGGCGGGCACGCTCGCGTTCCTGCCGCTGTCTGCGCATCGGCGAATCGCCAGCCGGCTGTCCGCCGCCACTGCCAATAACGCCCGGAAGGGAGGGGGCGGTGGGCTGCGCGCATGCAACCCTTGGAAGCCCGGGAGCGGAACGCGTCCAAGAATTGGAAGCCCGCCCGCTCGTTTTTGGGCATGGACGCCGTTGGTCGGCCCCCACCGGCATTGCGCAAGACAAGAGGTGAATGTCGCCCGCGAGGCTCGACTTCCGTGCCGACCGCTGCACGCTGGTCGCGCGGGTCGCGCTCAGCCGCGGGCTCCTCGCCGCATCAAGAGCGCCGTCAGCGCAAGCCTCGCGATGGTCAGCGCTGAAGGCTCCGGCATGAGCGTCGGGATGACGTCGTTGCTGTTGCAGTAAATCTAGAACTGGGCCGAGCCGACATTGAACGTGCTGACCGAGCTCAGCAGTCCGCTGAAGGTACCGGACAGCGTCGAGAGCCCGCTCGCAATCTGGAACGTGTCGCCCAGGCTCAGCGTGAAGCCAAGGATGACTGACAGCGTCGGATTCGACAGCGTCAGCGTTGAGCCGGTTCCGATCAGCAACGGGCCGTACAGCGTCCCCGGCGGCGTCCCGTTCAGCTCACCTCGAAGATCGCGCCGCTCTGCAGCGTCACGCTCGCGTTCGCAGTCACCTGACCGGCGCTGGCACCCGGCGCCCGCGTCCCGCCCGAGAGCACGTTGATCGTGCCGGTGACTGACCCGTTGTCCTCGAGGCGCCCGCCCGCCACCGTGATCAGGCCCGTGCAGGTGTGCGCACCCTGGATCCGGAGCATGCCGTTCGAAATGGTGGTCGGCCCCACATCGGTGGTGGTGCCGCCCAGCACGACCACTCCGGCGCCCAAGTTCCTTCGTTCGAGGCTCGGGGCTGCCCACGACGCCTCCGAAGTCGCGCAGATCGCTGCTGTTCACGACCAACCGCGAAACGTTTCTCGAACCGCTGACAATCCGATCAATCCGGTTCGCGAGGAGATCGGTCGACTCAATGGCCACCCGATGCTGGAGGCACTCGAGGCAGCGCCGTTCTCGGATACCCCCCGATCAGAGCCGGTTGCCGGTTCTGCTGCTCGATCGGTGGGTGGTCATCGTCGCATGATTTGCAATGTCGTGCGATCGCCGGATCCCCGCCGACGTTGCTCAAACGCGGTGCGCGAACGACGGGTCAGGCACGGGACCACGCGCGCCGAACGAACGGGAGGCCACGACGGAGGATTTCGCCAGGTTCCCCGAAGAGATCCCGCCAAACCCGCGTTGCGGCGGCCAGCTGGGGCAGTGCGCGACTGAACGCTTCGATCACCAACCAACCGTCGTAGCCCGCGCTCTTGAGTGCACGGAACACTCCGATCCAATCCACGTGATCGTCGCCCGGCACTCCGCGGTCGTTCGCGCTGCAGTGAACATGCACAATCGCGCGGCCGTAGCGACGCACCGCGCCGGCGGGGTTCTTCTCCTCGATGTTCGCGTGGAACGTGTCGAAGTGAATGCCGACGGCCGGATGCCCCACCAGCCGCACAAAGGCGGCCGCACCGGCGAGCGTATTGAGCAGGTGACACTCAAACCGGTTGAGCGGTTCGACCGCCAGCACCACCCCTGCGGCATGTGCATCCTCGGCCGCGCATCGCAGCACGTCCGACGCGCGACGGAGTTCCGCAGCCGTAGGCGCGCGGCCGCTGAAACAGCCGAGCGTCTGGTACATGGGACCGCAGAGCACGCTGGCGCCGAGCGCGTGGGCGCACTCGATCCAACTGCGCAGCGCGTCAAGCGCGGCGCGGCGCCGGCGAACGTCCGCATCGGCGGGATTGGCATCGGGCGAGGTGAACGCTGTCGAGGTGGTGCATTCCAGCCCCTCCTCCTTCAGCAGCCGGCCGAACGCAGCCCAGTCGCCCGCTCGGCCGCCCATCACCGGCACCTCGACGCCGTCGGCGCCGGCCCGCCGCGCCGCGCGCAGCAGCTTGCGGTGCGCCGGGCCGGGCCGCGCCGTCCATGCGAGCAGATTCACACCCAATTTCATCGGGTTCTCCGCAGCACCGCGGTTATGTTTCCTCAGGGATGTGAAGGTCGACGAGTGTTCGGCGCAGCCACTCCAGCGAACGTTCCAGCAGCGGCCCGCCCTGACCCTCGCACTCGATGCTCAGCACGCCGGTGTAGCCGTGATCGCGCAGCAGTTCGAGACACCGTCGGATGTTACCGGCGTTCACGCCCTCGCCGAGCGCGCAGTGGCTGACCGCAATGCCGGTCTGCTGCCCCCGTGTCGCGGCGGCGAGCGATTCGGAGACATCTTTCACGTGCACATGGCGGACGCGGCCGATGAACCGGCGGAGAAACTCCACCGGATCTTGGCCGGCGATGAACGTGTTGCCGGTGTCCATGTTCATGCGCAGACAGGGGCTGGACGAGAACGCGAGCATCCGCTCCATGTAGTGCGGCTTCGTGGTGAAGTAGCCGTGAGGCTCGATGTTCACCGTGATGCCGTGCGCCTCCGCGACCTCGAGAATCTGCTCGTATTCGCCGCGCATTAGCGCGAGCGCCGCCTCGTCGTCCAGACCCGCCGGGGCGTGGAGGCCATCGGTGGTGTCCACGCAGGGGCAGCCGATCTGGTGTGCCCAGGCGATCGCCTTCATCACGTACGGCACGCCGCGCAGCGGACCGTCGCGTCCGGAAAGCGGGAACGCGGCGTCGACCTGCGAAAAGCGCACGCCATAGCGGTCCATCGTGCGGCGCAGCAGCAGCGGGTCCTCGTACAGCGCGACGTGGGGCTGGTAGCCGAGGCCGTGGATCCAGCTGACGCCGTCGATCAGCCCGCACTCGATCCAGTGTACGTCGTGGTCGCGTGCCCAGCCAAGACACGCCTCAAAGCTTTTGTAGCTCGAGTTGAACGCATCGGTGTGGAATCCAACCTTCATGGTTCTGTTCCTCCGGGGCACGCCCCACAGCGGGCGGCGGGTTGCTGTGCGGTGATGTCCTCGTTCCGTTTCGCCTGCGAATCGGCAACTTCCAAGGAGCTGTGGTCGCGACCCGACTGAAATCCGGCCCGCCAGGCATCGCCGACCGAGCGGGAACCTCGAGCGCAACGGGTGTCACGGCGGCGGGAGTCCCCGGTCCATCGCCGCCGCAATCTCTTCTCATCTTTTTCTCATCTCCGTCCCTTGCCTCAACCCCCTGTCGGCAACAGGTGGCCGAGAACATTTGGAGAGCGCGTCCGCCGCAACACCGCGACGCCTCTGCGGGTACAACATTTCGCGCTTCCTCGCTCATCGTGGCTCCGCGCCGACCGGCGTCCGGAGTGTCGCGGCGATCGCCTCGGCGGCCCGGCCGTCCAAACCCGCGCCGACCACCAGTCGCGCGCGCGCGGTGGCCGTGGAACCGGCTGGAAGGTCGTTGCCGAAGAGCGAGAGGTACAGTGAGCGGTGCGGCTCGGCGCCGTGCGGCATCAGCACCGCGAAGCAGTCCGATGCCCGCGCAGCCAGAACGGCGGTCAGTCCGCTCTCCTCGTCGTGCCGCATTGCGAGTGGTGCGGCATACGGCGGGCGGACTGTCCACTCCACCGGATGGGGTGGCCGCTGCCACCGACCGTCCCGCAACAGTGAAATGGCGTGTTCGTCTCGCGGGAATGCTTGCCAGATGCCATCGTGCTGTTCCGCTCGCAGCCACGCGGCACCGGCGTGTGGTCGCGCCCAGGCTTTCGCATCCGCGAACCCAACGAAGTACGACGCGCAAAACACCTCAAACGCGCGAAGCGGGCGGAGCGGTTTCACGCTGACCTCGAGGTCCACTGTGTTCGCCGATGCCCACCGCCAGCGCGCGCGCAGTTCGAAGGGGTCGGTGGAGGTGGCGGGCCACTCGACCTCGGCGGTCCCATCCGCGAGCGCGCGCGCGACAGCGTCGGTGCGGCTCCACCCATCAGTGTAGCGATGTTCCGCATCCAGCAGGCGATAGAGGGAGAGCACGCCCTGAGGCTGCGCGATCGAGCGGCCGTCGCCCGCGCGTGACAGGGGGGCCAGGCCGATCGGGCGGCCGCGGTCGCAAAGCCGGCCTCGGAGCTCGCCTGTGTGGAACGCGAACCCGGCGCCGTCCGCGCGGAACTCGCCCGGCGGCAAGCCGGCCGCCCACACAGTTCCTCGGCGGTAGAGCGCTGCGACCCCGGCCGGCTCGAGCGCGCGCAGGTCGTGCCCGAGCGCACAGTGGAACACCCGCCCGCGACCGAACGGGCGGACAAAGACCAACGGATAGGGCCGGCCATCCACTTGGGACACTGCGTCGGCGAGCACGCGAATGGACGCATCGCCGTCGAGGCAGGTGTAGAGCTCGTCGTCGGTTTCAAAGTCCGCCAGTCCCAGCGTGACCGGATGGGCGGGGTCGGCGATCCGCACGGTGAACGGACCGCGGGGATCGTGCCCGCGACGCCGGGGGTTCCAACTGCGTCCGGCCAACTCGGTGTACCGCGGAAGGACCGAATTCGAGCTGCGGTCGAAAAACGCGCCGCTCGCGAAGTGCGCAACGACAAGACCGCAGCCGTTCGATACGGCCCGGCGGAGCCGCTCCAGCGCGTCGGCGGAGGGGGCGGAGCGAGCGTTCTGAAAGTGCAACACGATGACCTGGAACGGCTCGATGGCGGGGGTGGCGAGCACTGCGGGATCTTCCGCGACGCTGATCTCCAGCCGCGGGTCCGCGGCGAGCGCGGCGACCAGTCGCGGCGTGG contains:
- a CDS encoding dihydroorotase; its protein translation is MNLPRKPTGAAWRLVGGRLLDPASGTDRIDELAIADRHFVPAGDRAARSANVLDVSGRIIAPAFIDLHVHLREPGMEEAETIRSGLWAAAAGGFGAVVSMPNTSPPVDSPALVRRLIETAERVGGPQLWPAACLTRSRAGGEVAEIEALVEAGAVAFTDDGSTVSRDDVMEAAMRRVAAIGSVVLDHAQDHARERLGVAGEGAARRLGVPAIPAEAEISVVERDIRLVRATGCRLHVQHLSTAGGVEALRRARAEGLPVTAEVTPHHLALCEDDIPGDDANYKMNPPLRSERDRAALRSAVLEGVVTCLATDHAPHPAAAKAKGFLTAPFGVIGLETAIGVTWEVLVLGLGMSPLEWVRRWTCGPAAVLRRAPPSLAPGAPAHAVVISLNTEWTVVPARFRSRSRNTPFAGWRLHAKPEMIILDGKVFDLSP
- a CDS encoding right-handed parallel beta-helix repeat-containing protein, whose amino-acid sequence is MPSARLSCLIFLMLAALSSAADPTLYVAPDGRDDRSGRSPAEAVATPARALELARALRAAEPDRATPLVIAIAEGLYELPAPLELSPADSGTAAAPLVIEAAPGGRPVLSGGRRLVSWNVLSNGWWQLDVRPLRPFAQLYVNGQRRFRPALPRGGYFHLAAQAPEGQLSTAIPFRQDQVRPEWIGPGVEVLLFHVPFNWSASRLPVVGVEAEGHWLTTTGRMWTSAAPGSRYRLDNVQAALGEPGDWFYDPQTSALTYVPLVGESPATTVAVVPQLPVLLKLRGDPAGRPVEHVVIRGLTFAHSSWTLPADGYSFCQAEAICDAALQLSDAREVVIERCDFRHLGGYAIEAGDGCADVVIRDCDMTDLGAGGVKLGTIRPERPANRCVVRNCRIEGGGRVHPAAVGVFIGHSASNIVEHNEISDFYYTGISLGWTWSTNANPAHHNRIAMNHIFQIGQGVLSDMGGIYTLGRQPGTVLVGNRIHDVSRDRYGGWGIYLDEGSSQMLVESNLAYRTQDAPFHTHAARENRLIANVFALGTNAAMQFSNKPRLGPFELRRNVWLALVPRLVERDHEPKDDVLFERNLYWCAAGAVEFPGGLDLARWRAREPDAEVNDPGFCNPVADDYSFAPNSPAAARIGPEPPWRRAGLLQPRPRPALPPVPRAFPPAHVSPPPPLSLREGFERLTVGQPWFGMIASSASPRESALITEETAAAGRRSLEFRDGPSTAPGREYDPHLHLMVQGYSNGVVQAGMDLRWDNGAMPMFELRDALPRYREGPYVLIHRDGTVESGGSNLFTVAAGEWVRYDVFVPVGSRRTGTYRLEVRRSGAGAPQVYDALPIADSFQAVHWFGIIAHGTNECRFFVDNVTLCIEPPGER
- a CDS encoding polysaccharide biosynthesis C-terminal domain-containing protein, whose product is MGRSAPAWSTSAGWSHSLAVLWGSFGFVALRFLLTPVRIKLLTNLLARQVYGSLMLISTTVAFGALALSFGAFEFVLRRLPGRPRAEQGELLVSVLSGLAAIGAVVVPVGTWALMRWPPRKLSPEIAASALAPPLLVAALLLLLGCVFALLATRRYGAARWLQILASDLWFLPVALLAAAGRAGPREVMWAWVLWVWAATGAALVLCAPLVLRTGARVSAERLREWLAFGLPLMPMVLGDWLFRLVDQYVLLAVRDAHTLAAYALAVNIAMVGYFAGTAALDLLIAEFHRRRNIAPDPAAPPSAELREVVAAMVRTALVIGIATAAVLLGAGDALVRVLSSAAYDDAAALLQWTALMPLAFMLVLIAARLQAALGRSRWVGVWTLAAAALAFGLNLALTPRWGGAGAAAATTLALVVLAAVLGGPLCAHGWLDPVALRPGRVGAAALVSAVALATWQLARIATGPAVQLLVAATIAAGAPLATGALRRADLALLAGAPENRGHE
- a CDS encoding glycosyltransferase family 2 protein, with translation MNDAAVRADVVAVVLGYNHPDDTIECLASLDASRPLRPALLYVDNGSELAACRRVMEAAQTARVLRLSPNAGVGRGFNAGLRDALARGARYVLLVNNDVVAAPDMVARLVAAAEAAARAGIVVPKIFYHAAPRRVWSAGSWYRRWPPTIVLRRTRGDDDGALDDVRDLEFATFCVALFRRELFEEVGLLDTDFHVFQEDYDLCLRARAAGWSVRYEPAAHVWHKVSLSTRTGSRNPESWRLYGRSEALFARKHPDWPWLTGPVHRAYVTLRILAERKPWGLRPFLQGYREGLRAPLNPPPRPGDPPEDVPEVLRTGNRNGEPADPA